From a region of the Balaenoptera musculus isolate JJ_BM4_2016_0621 chromosome 15, mBalMus1.pri.v3, whole genome shotgun sequence genome:
- the WFDC11 gene encoding protein WFDC11 yields the protein MVNSMKCWTPLLMMFLCMVLLSVLGGMKEKHNRRGELLLQECWGQPTVQECAKKCSRTFRCVEINHTCCWTYCGNICWENTIITERQLKP from the exons ATGGTCAACAGCATGAAGTGCTGGACACCCTTACTCATGATGTTCCTCTGTATGGTGCTACTGTCTGTGCTgggaggaatgaaggaaaaacatAACCGCAG GGGGGAATTGTTACTTCAGGAGTGCTGGGGACAGCCAACAGTCCAAGAATGTGCCAAGAAGTGTTCTAGAACCTTTAGATGTGTAGAAATAAATCACACATGCTGCTGGACGTACTGTGGAAACATCTGCTGGGAAAACACA ATAATCACTGAAAGACAGCTAAAACCCTAA